In one Azospirillum sp. TSH100 genomic region, the following are encoded:
- a CDS encoding MarR family winged helix-turn-helix transcriptional regulator produces MMRVRFDQRARHLGLTRAQWSVIATLARNEGIKQATLADLLEIEPITLCRQIDRMEEGGWLERRTDPTDRRARLPHLTPKAHAVLEQGRALASDIYAEALAGLPPDAEAKLVEMLSHMRANLSDRRADPSGTITAEKIAAKA; encoded by the coding sequence ATGATGCGCGTCCGCTTCGACCAGCGCGCCCGCCATCTTGGTCTGACCCGCGCACAATGGTCGGTAATCGCCACGCTGGCCCGCAACGAGGGGATCAAGCAGGCGACGTTGGCCGATTTGCTGGAGATCGAACCGATCACGCTGTGCCGACAGATCGACCGCATGGAAGAAGGCGGATGGCTCGAACGTCGCACTGATCCGACCGATCGACGGGCCCGGTTGCCACACTTGACACCGAAGGCGCATGCGGTGCTTGAGCAGGGTCGGGCGCTTGCCTCCGACATCTATGCGGAGGCACTGGCCGGCCTTCCGCCGGATGCCGAAGCCAAGCTGGTCGAGATGTTGTCCCACATGCGCGCCAACCTGTCCGACCGTCGCGCCGATCCGTCCGGGACGATCACTGCCGAGAAGATCGCCGCCAAAGCCTGA
- a CDS encoding biotin/lipoyl-binding protein, translated as MTAVTDRDTDTRPDAQNPAAKLVRRTRWRRWLLMAALPLLVAVGGGYEYVMGGRYVSTDNAYVQQDKVTISPDVSGRIVEVAVHENQPVHRGDLLFRIDEEPYRLALQQADAALASARLKVEQLRADLGEAQAKQAAAEEKSLSNSASSSASRTC; from the coding sequence ATGACCGCCGTGACCGACCGCGATACCGATACCCGCCCGGATGCTCAGAATCCGGCTGCCAAGCTTGTCCGAAGGACACGCTGGCGTCGTTGGCTGCTGATGGCCGCCCTGCCGCTGCTGGTGGCGGTCGGTGGTGGGTATGAGTATGTCATGGGCGGACGCTATGTCTCGACCGACAATGCCTACGTCCAGCAGGACAAGGTGACGATCAGCCCGGATGTCTCCGGCCGGATTGTCGAGGTGGCGGTACATGAGAACCAGCCGGTCCATCGCGGCGACCTCCTGTTCCGAATCGACGAGGAGCCCTACCGGTTGGCTTTGCAGCAGGCGGACGCGGCGTTGGCCTCAGCCCGCCTGAAGGTGGAGCAACTGCGCGCCGACCTGGGAGAGGCACAGGCCAAGCAGGCCGCCGCGGAAGAAAAGTCTCTTTCGAACAGCGCGAGTTCCAGCGCCAGCAGGACCTGCTGA
- a CDS encoding HlyD family secretion protein, with amino-acid sequence MRHDLMAAQQDLNTEKQAVISARAALGGDPDIPTDRHPTVLEALAKKATAQRDLDHTVVTAPADGVVSQTGRLQVGQYASVGLSAVSLVMSGSSWVEANFKETDLTHMAVGQTATVVLDAYSGRILTAHVESIGAGTGSEFSILPAQNATGNWVKVVQRVPVRLRIDGTGGDAVPLRTGLSAEVEVDTHYRRPLPGAIGNAVAAIR; translated from the coding sequence GTGCGGCACGACCTGATGGCGGCGCAGCAGGATCTGAACACGGAAAAGCAGGCGGTGATCAGCGCCCGCGCTGCCCTTGGTGGCGATCCCGACATTCCCACCGACCGACATCCGACGGTGCTGGAGGCACTGGCGAAGAAGGCGACCGCGCAGCGCGATCTCGACCACACCGTGGTGACGGCACCGGCCGACGGCGTGGTCAGCCAGACCGGCCGGCTTCAGGTCGGGCAATATGCCTCGGTCGGGCTGTCGGCGGTCAGTCTGGTGATGAGCGGGTCGAGCTGGGTCGAAGCCAACTTCAAGGAGACCGACCTGACCCATATGGCGGTCGGCCAGACCGCGACCGTGGTGCTGGATGCCTATTCCGGCCGCATCCTGACCGCCCATGTCGAGAGCATCGGCGCCGGCACCGGATCGGAATTCTCGATCCTGCCTGCGCAGAACGCCACCGGCAACTGGGTGAAGGTGGTGCAGCGCGTGCCGGTCCGCCTGCGCATCGACGGGACTGGTGGCGACGCCGTGCCGCTGCGCACCGGCCTGAGCGCCGAGGTGGAGGTCGACACCCATTACCGCCGCCCATTGCCGGGTGCCATCGGCAATGCGGTCGCGGCGATCCGGTAA